The segment ACGGCATAGGGATAAAACAAGGGGGAAGACGACTCAGGCCGCTTCCCCCTTGTTATTGATTGTCTGTGCCCCCAGTCGAAACCGGTTTAGAGATCTTTCACCATACTGATGATTCCGGGGGCGCCGATCATTTTCTCGAAGAACTCATCGGCTTTTTCTTCCTTCACCGAAAAGCCCAGTTTCTCATGGAGCTTGAGCGCGGGTTCATTGCCAATGAAAATATTGACCTGGGCCTGCTTATAACCCTGGCTTCTCCCTTCATCGAGGACCGTTTCGATAAGCCGGGTCATAGCCCCTTTGCGTCGCTGGTCGGGAAGAATGCCCCCTCTATCAATCATCCAGGCACCATCGGTTTGTTCCGGCAGACATGGCAGGAACTTTGCGGTGCGGGCCTTGGCCACTTCATGCTCCGCATCCGACCAGCCCAGAATAGCGATCACTTCCGGCATCGCATCATGCAGGGCCTGATAGCCAAGCTTTTTCGGATCATAGCCGCTCAGACAGCCGACCGCCTTGCCGCCAATCTCGGCTATCGTAAAAGAGCTGTGATGCAGAAGATGAGGCTTCTGGGTGATCGGCAGAAGAGATAAAAAAGTCTGGCATTCAGCCTCCTTGCAGCCGAGAATATGCTCGACAATACCCCGTCCCACATGCTGCCTGCCTGCCATCATGATAGTCTGGGCAAGAAAAACAGCGTCATCCTGAGTCGCTTTGCGAATAGTCAGATCCATATTCCAACCCCCACCTGAATTTATTTATTATCCTCCAAACAAACCCATACAAAACTACCGGATCATGCAAAAACAGGCCATAAATTTATTTTTTTTCATCCGGAACCTTTCCGGTCCTTTTCTGCGCCTGCTCGATCAGTTCAACCAGGGACAACACCTTCGGCTTTTGTGGTTTTGCAAAGGCTTCCGCCCATTCTTCGGGGCTGAGCTCGTTACGCAGGAATTCTTCCACCGGGAAATAAACATACCAGCAGTCAAGTGTCTTCATACAGGGCAGCCCGTTATTTTCCCGGCGGCAGTAGGAAAAAGATATCAGGTGGCCAAGCTTTCTGCACCTGATCGTAAATGCATCTTCCGGGGGAACAGTATTCGGACCTTTTACCACTTTTTCATCAACCATCTCCGACACTCCTAGATCACGCCTCTGTAGAAAGCCATCTTTGCCGCATATGGGCGGAAAAGATCAACCAGATCTTTTTTCTCTTTATCGACAAGCCTTTCCGCCCCGCCAAGG is part of the Pseudomonadota bacterium genome and harbors:
- a CDS encoding GNAT family N-acetyltransferase encodes the protein MDLTIRKATQDDAVFLAQTIMMAGRQHVGRGIVEHILGCKEAECQTFLSLLPITQKPHLLHHSSFTIAEIGGKAVGCLSGYDPKKLGYQALHDAMPEVIAILGWSDAEHEVAKARTAKFLPCLPEQTDGAWMIDRGGILPDQRRKGAMTRLIETVLDEGRSQGYKQAQVNIFIGNEPALKLHEKLGFSVKEEKADEFFEKMIGAPGIISMVKDL